The DNA segment TTCGGCCTCTTCCCGTGCGGGCGTGATGCCGAGGCGCGCGCGTGATCGAACTTTGATGCTATTCGTCCTCCGTCGGAGTCCAGGCGCTCCCGGACATTACAACCCCGGCACTGCTCCGGGCGCCAACAAACTAAGTATCGCGAGCACGCCGAATAATGCGCCGACCGGCGCAACCACGCGGTCTCCGTGCGGCGCCGCCTTTTCGATGAGCATGATCAGCGCTAGTACGCCCATCCATGCGAGATGCGCGACGCCTGCGGCGAACATCACGAGCATCAGCGCCCAACAGCAACCCAGACAAAAGAGCGCATGGCCCAAACCAAGACGGAGCCCATTGAGCGCGCCGCGTTGATAGTGCGATACCAAATACAGGCCCGGGTGGCGGCAAGCCTTCAGGCAGGCGTCTTTTAGGGGCGTGAGTTGATAGACGGCGGCAAGCGATAGCGTCGTCGCAGCGACGACCTGCGAGTGAGTTGCAAGCCAAGGCCAAGTGTCGACAAGTCGATGGAGCTGCATGTCGCCCGCAAACGCGGCAACTGCGAACGCCGTCCACACGCCGAAGTACGCGATGAGGAAGAGCGCGAGCGCGCGCGGGAATTCGGGAGCGTTGCCCGCGGCTGCCCGATACATTCTGATGAACGGCAGTGATGAGGGCAGCATCATAGCTGCCGTCATGACTTGCCAGGAGAAGAGCACGAGCAGGGCCGACTGCCAGAAGGGCCGGCCGCTTTCGTACAGCGCGTGGTGGTGGAACTGGGCGGCGGCGCCGCTCAGCTCCGCCCACGCGCTGACGATCCAGGCCGCGACGATGCAAGCCAGCAAGAGGCGGATCGTTCGAGCGAACGACGTTTGATTGCCCTGTCGGTCTGCAATCGCAGCCACAGTTATGCCTCCATCCGAAAATCGCCCTGAATGGCGTTGCGATCCTTGAATGTCCACACCATGCCGTGCTCGGGTATGTTGACGACGTGCTCGGTTGCCTTCGACACGTAGGCCGGCGCGCCGGCGATCGTGCTGAAGATGCTGTCGCGAAGTGTCGTC comes from the Candidatus Eremiobacteraceae bacterium genome and includes:
- a CDS encoding DUF2182 domain-containing protein — protein: MAAIADRQGNQTSFARTIRLLLACIVAAWIVSAWAELSGAAAQFHHHALYESGRPFWQSALLVLFSWQVMTAAMMLPSSLPFIRMYRAAAGNAPEFPRALALFLIAYFGVWTAFAVAAFAGDMQLHRLVDTWPWLATHSQVVAATTLSLAAVYQLTPLKDACLKACRHPGLYLVSHYQRGALNGLRLGLGHALFCLGCCWALMLVMFAAGVAHLAWMGVLALIMLIEKAAPHGDRVVAPVGALFGVLAILSLLAPGAVPGL